GGGATTCGAAGCTATCAGTCCCACTCACTCCGAGGTCACCGAACCCCCGGACGGCAGGGAGGACGACCTGTAACCGAGGACGGTCGTGTCGAGATACCTCGCGTCGCTACCATGTGCTTCCTGCGAAGTTCTCGACCTACAACGAGTTCAGTAGACCCGGTAAACCAGTGTCGCCGATAGGTCCTGGCGGTCCGCCAGAGTCTATTGCCTCCTCGACGAGTGCGGGGCTCGCCGTGATGGTGAGTTCCCGGTACACCGGTGAGAACGATGGCGCTCAGAGGCATCTACGAGACTGACTTCGACGACAGAGGGCGAAGCCGAGGCGGTCGCGTACGTGGTCGCTCAGCACTTCGGGTTCGATGGGAGCACCTCCGCGCTGTTCGTCGCAGCGTGGAGCAGTGAGGCCGTCGACACCATCAACGAGCGAACCCAGCGACTCCAGCGGACAGCTCTCGACCTCATCGAGGCAATCGGTGAGCGTTTCGAGCAGTACATGGTACGCGTCACACCCTGCCTGCGGGCCTCTAGCTACGTCGCTTAGTTCACAATGTACACACGATGGGCTCTATTACGAAGCGTGGACAGTTCAGAGCGCCCCATCGGGGTCTCGACCGAGCCGACGCCTGGTGGCCGTCCTCGGTGCTGACCGACGGACGTGCTGCTGACTGCGCTCCGTGAGTATCTCCAAGACGCTGCACACGACGGCGCGCTCACCCAGGAGATCGGCGCGGCATACTACGATGATGAGACCTCCTTCGAGCAACTCTCGACACTGAGCGCCCAGGCGACTCGTACGGTCTAACGCCCCTCTGCGTCGGAAGCCGTGAGTAGATATCCGATGATGTGACAGGAATTCGAGAGTTGCTCGCTCTATTCTGGAATCATTGTCGTCCGGAGGACCGCGAGTGGAGTCGCTAGTCGTCAGCAGCGAGCGTGTCTTGTGGCCCGATTTTGAAGACGTCCTCGTCGGGAACCGGCTCCTCGTAGGTCGTGACTTGCTGTTTGGAATAGGCCCGTGGACCGAGACGGGATTGGAATGCTGGAATGACCTCCTCCGCGAACCACTCGAGTGACTGGTTCCACTTGTACTGGGGCAGGCCCCAGTCGTGGTGGTTGATGAGGAGCTGGCCGAACGGACCGACCCGATCGTGGAGCGCTTTGATCTGTTTGACGACATCGTCCGGCGACCCGATGAGGAACGGAACGTTCTCGACCATCCATTCGACCGTCAGGTCCTCGACCTCCTGATCGGCGTCCCGTTTCATGAACGGAGCAAGCCCGATGTCGAACATGTACTCGTAGTAGCCCTCGATGCCACTTCGGAGGTCCTCGAGTGCCTGTTCTTTGCTCTCTGCGACGTACACTTCACGGGTGATACACCAGCTCTGTCGTGCTTTCGCTGGATCACGTCCCGCCTCTCTCGCCCCTTCTTCGATGGCCTCCCCCGCTTCTTCGAGACTGACGCAGGCGGGATTGTTCGGCGCCTCCATCGGGATGAAGCTGATGCTCAAGGGGCGGTGGCCGTCCTTCGCGGCGTTGTAGAACGTACTCCGGGAGGTGAGGCCGGCCACGGACGAGAGCGGTTCCTCCTGGTACGTCGGGAACTGGACCATCCGAGCTTCGTACTGGTAGAATTCGCCGTCGTAGTCGGTAGGTTCCTCGGCGTCGAGGTACGTCTCGATGACGTCGATGGCCTCCCACATCCGGTCTTTCATCTCGTCGTCGGTGGCGTTGAACATCTCCATGTCGCTCATCAGCGCGCCGCCACCGAACCCGAGAATCGTCCGTCCGTGAGAGATCTGGTCGAGGAACGCGAGCCGTTCTGCGACCGCGAAGGGGTCGTGGATGTCATACGGGAGGTTGACCGTCGCCGGCATCAACTTGATCCGGTCCGTGACCTGCGCGATCCGCGCGAGTTGCATCTCGGGGAGGGGGACCGTCTCGTGTCCACCGCTGTGGTGTTCCCCGACCCAGTACTCGTCGAACCCCAGTTTGTCCGCGAGTTGTGCTTCCTCGACCATCTGGTCGAGTGCGAGCGTCCAATTCGTGTGTGGTCGCCACGCTGGTTGTGCGAAGATGCCGAAGTCGAGTTCGAAGTACATGCTGTTTGACACCACACTGCACTCCCGAACGATCGAGCATAAGGATTTCGTCGGGTCGTGGAGTTCGGTGTGACTATCGAGCGGGCTCGAAACGCGCCCTGTTCGAGAGGGACAACCTGCGTCATAGACGCCTGATGACAGTCCCTGTGAGGGGTTGGCACCCGGTGATCTCCCATAGTCGTACTCACCGACGCCTGACTTTTCGGTCGTCAGATCGCCGTCGACAGACGCTCGATGTAATCGTTGGTCCGTCCAACAGCGCCTTTTTATCCGAGACGACTCGCGATATCCTGCAGCAGCCACACCGTCAACGTCCGACAATCCCTTGACAGCGCACCAATCATCGGTCGAACGGGAAGCACGGGTGCTTCCGTTCGTGATCGAACCGGAAGTGGGTCTGTTCGGGATGCGCGTACCGCCAAACCCGTTCTGGTTCAGTCGTTGCGTACGTACGGGACGGACCGCTGAGAGGGGTTTCGAATAGAGAGACGCGGATGGAACCGTACGGATGCTCGGTGGTAACACTTAACGCGATATGGCTCCACTGGGGGAGCCAATATGACGTTAGCGACGGTTCGGAGATATCACCCGACTCGGACCCCTCCCTCGAAGGAGGCGGCGGTCGTGGTAGGGGGAAGTATGGCCGGTCTCCTCACTGCCCGGGTCCTCGCGGACAGTTTGCGGGAGGTAACCGTG
Above is a window of Halomarina ordinaria DNA encoding:
- a CDS encoding LLM class flavin-dependent oxidoreductase; translated protein: MSNSMYFELDFGIFAQPAWRPHTNWTLALDQMVEEAQLADKLGFDEYWVGEHHSGGHETVPLPEMQLARIAQVTDRIKLMPATVNLPYDIHDPFAVAERLAFLDQISHGRTILGFGGGALMSDMEMFNATDDEMKDRMWEAIDVIETYLDAEEPTDYDGEFYQYEARMVQFPTYQEEPLSSVAGLTSRSTFYNAAKDGHRPLSISFIPMEAPNNPACVSLEEAGEAIEEGAREAGRDPAKARQSWCITREVYVAESKEQALEDLRSGIEGYYEYMFDIGLAPFMKRDADQEVEDLTVEWMVENVPFLIGSPDDVVKQIKALHDRVGPFGQLLINHHDWGLPQYKWNQSLEWFAEEVIPAFQSRLGPRAYSKQQVTTYEEPVPDEDVFKIGPQDTLAADD